In Mytilus edulis chromosome 6, xbMytEdul2.2, whole genome shotgun sequence, the following proteins share a genomic window:
- the LOC139526417 gene encoding uncharacterized protein encodes MENAQLSESENLQPKLCGKKKTSYGDYCCVPGCSNQRRKDKGSEVKRSYYRFPKDEKQKSTWTKMIRRDHWEPRPFDRICSDHFEGETFLVQGSSLGDTISSRDVSSSLTGGYLFVSKVLIVAYLIGTKQTSSTEKGNIPTLFPYQKKTPARKTSNSTKQEIQVIDGQLENKTRQRKKRLFQDITVANNQVGRPLDKKPYEPIIPQINNHDYINTETEKGNYWLIKEYLPEIKEKMNELERLKQINESQAKQILSLQNMIDNPKRMVFWTGFSNYENFYALFQYFEPRATNMRYWKGDAGMPDTFSDRKRGPERKLSLIDEFFLTMVRLKVGLLVEDLAIRFSISVGLVSQIFSSWINLMYVDLKELCELPSKEVLNENQSHAMKDFEDVINFQSKQRSWG; translated from the exons ATGGAAAACGCCCAGTTATCCGAGTCTGAGAATTTGCAACCCAAATTATGTGGAAAGAAAAAGACTAGTTATGGAGATTATTGTTGTGTCCCTGGATGCAGCAATCAAAGAAGGAAAGACAAGGGCAGTGAAGTTAAAAGGTCGTACTACAGGTTTCCCAAAGACGAGAAACAGAAAAGTACCTGGACCAAAATGATAAGGAGAGATCATTGGGAACCAAGACCCTTTGATCGGATATGTTCCGATCATTTTGAAGGAG AAACCTTCTTAGTACAAGGAAGTTCACTTGGGGATACCATTTCATCAAGGGATGTCAGTTCAAGTCTGACCGGAGGttatttatttgtttctaaaGTACTGATTGTTGCATATCTTATAGGCACGAAACAGACATCATCAACAGAAAAAGGTAACATACCTACTCTGTTCCCATATCAAAAGAAAACACCAGCTAGAAAAACAAGTAATTCAACTAAACAAGAAATACAAGTAATTGATG GGCAGTTAGAAAACAAGACcagacagagaaaaaaaagattatttcaaGATATCACTGTCGCCAATAATCAAGTAGGGCGTCCATTAGATAAGAAGCCATATGAACCAATAATACCTCAGATTAATAATCATGATTACATAAATACAGAAACAGAAAAAGGAAATTATTGGTTAATCAAAGAATATCTAcctgaaattaaagaaaaaatgaatgAACTTGAACGTCTGAAACAAATTAATGAAAGCCAAGCTAAGCAGATTTTAAGCTTACAAAACATGATTGACAATCCTAAACGCATGGTTTTTTGGACAGGCTTTTCAAATTATGAGAATTTCTAtgctttatttcaatattttgaaccaaGGGCTACAAACATGAGATATTGGAAAGGTGATGCAGGCATGCCTGATACATTTTCTGATAGGAAAAGAGGTCCAGAGAGGAAGCTTTCGTTAATTGATGAATTCTTTTTAACTATGGTGCGTCTGAAAGTTGGCTTATTGGTTGAAGATTTAGCAATCAGGTTTTCAATCAGTGTTGGTTTGGTTTCACAAATTTTCAGCTCTTGGATAAATCTAATGTATGTTGATCTCAAGGAGTTATGTGAACTACCTTCAAAAGAGGTATTGAATGAAAATCAATCACACGCTATGAAGGATTTTGAAGAT GTCatcaactttcaaagtaaacaaagatcGTGGGGTTAA